From Nitrospirota bacterium, a single genomic window includes:
- a CDS encoding FAD-binding and (Fe-S)-binding domain-containing protein, producing MKQPPGEDLTQRLGLRDLVAPRVFEPPLATCYNSRVSDLAVPTRALIDDLARLVGPNQVLGDHPALTAYAIDAGIYRIPPRAVVLIESETDAAKILAFARQRRIPLTFRSGGTNLTGNAVGEGIVADCSRLRSIRAIDVQARWARVEPGIVYADLNAALARHGLKFAPDPSSGEMCKLGGMLGNNAAGPRSLKYGAVKDNVLGLDVWLADGTKLEAKPYRVGSPECEHLFASVPAIRELERLVRSHRDDILAKRPAVSKNSSGYNLFALAEGLERGVLDLPRLFVGSEGTLGLVTAATLKLVPLPQETAAGLFFFDQLTEVTRAVSALRPLGPSALELIDGHTLDLIGRSRFSIPERAAAVLIVEFDEAPAAQRLTQADAACRGLAQAAPPALAVDQDQQAALWAVRKAIYPTLYRYDALRHPVNFVDDVVVPAERLAELVAYLESLFKAEGVTVAIYGHIGDGNAHINPLLNLRDPADFARMDRLSRTIHAVVIERFGGSLCGEHGDGRVRAEFLPAMYGPELYELFVETKQLLDPENLLNPGVKLSSVPFTERVDVERLAKPCATCGKCNTVCPAYDVAREESNGARGWYHVLTATDYSYERDGRVVEACLNCRSCAVVCPAGIDVSRHALARRAERPNPAAGLVARALLRPRLFEPAVKALAATQPLWDRPLPRRIIETLTRPFFRRLAPAARLPRELLLPRLARTTLRERHRALTAEAGATGPTAYFHGCAANYFDDGVGDAVIRLLRRRGMGPVLPAQRCSGTPIQTYGQTKPLLQAARFNLEHLAPFETVVTGCASCTLMLKDYPTLFSGDEQRRAEALAGKVKHISEVLAHDSLAPSPPRPVAGSGLTVTYHSSCHLRAAGVSTAPREVLQRLPGMRFVEMADADRCAGGAGTFLVKDPDLSNRIFARKQRAVEDSGAELVATSCPGCMIRLRAGLPGTVRVAHVAQLADEAETTGRGDHPPD from the coding sequence GTGAAACAGCCTCCGGGCGAGGACCTGACGCAACGGCTCGGCCTACGGGACCTCGTCGCACCGCGCGTGTTTGAGCCACCTCTGGCCACTTGCTATAATTCGCGCGTGTCGGATCTTGCAGTCCCAACCCGTGCGCTGATCGACGACCTTGCCCGCCTGGTCGGACCCAACCAGGTCCTGGGCGACCACCCCGCCCTCACCGCCTACGCCATCGACGCGGGCATCTACCGGATCCCGCCGCGCGCGGTCGTGCTCATCGAGTCTGAAACCGACGCCGCGAAGATCCTGGCCTTCGCGCGGCAGCGCCGAATCCCGCTCACGTTTCGAAGCGGCGGCACCAACCTCACCGGCAACGCCGTCGGCGAAGGGATCGTGGCGGACTGCTCGCGCCTACGGAGTATCCGGGCGATCGACGTGCAGGCCCGCTGGGCCCGGGTTGAACCGGGGATCGTCTACGCGGATTTGAACGCCGCGTTGGCACGCCACGGCCTGAAATTCGCCCCTGATCCGTCCAGCGGAGAAATGTGCAAGCTCGGCGGGATGCTGGGCAACAACGCCGCGGGTCCGCGCTCGCTCAAATACGGCGCGGTCAAGGACAACGTGCTGGGGCTGGACGTGTGGTTGGCGGACGGCACCAAACTGGAGGCCAAACCCTATCGCGTGGGCTCTCCCGAGTGCGAGCACCTGTTCGCGTCGGTTCCCGCGATCCGTGAGCTGGAGCGGCTCGTTCGCAGCCACCGCGACGACATTTTGGCCAAGCGGCCGGCCGTGAGCAAGAATTCGAGCGGCTACAACTTGTTCGCGTTGGCCGAGGGTCTGGAGCGCGGGGTGCTCGACTTGCCCCGGCTGTTCGTGGGCAGCGAAGGCACGCTCGGACTCGTCACCGCGGCGACGCTCAAGCTCGTCCCCCTGCCGCAGGAAACCGCCGCCGGACTGTTCTTCTTCGACCAACTGACCGAGGTGACGCGCGCCGTGAGCGCGCTGCGGCCGCTGGGACCGAGCGCGCTGGAGCTGATCGACGGTCACACGTTGGACCTGATTGGACGATCGCGATTCAGCATTCCGGAGCGCGCCGCGGCCGTGTTGATCGTGGAATTCGACGAAGCGCCGGCGGCTCAGCGCCTTACGCAGGCCGACGCCGCGTGCCGCGGCCTCGCTCAGGCGGCTCCGCCCGCGCTCGCGGTGGATCAGGACCAACAGGCCGCGCTCTGGGCCGTCCGGAAGGCGATCTATCCGACCTTGTACCGCTACGACGCGCTGCGTCACCCCGTGAATTTCGTGGACGACGTGGTCGTGCCGGCCGAGCGGCTCGCGGAACTGGTCGCCTATTTGGAATCGCTATTCAAAGCCGAGGGCGTGACCGTCGCGATCTACGGGCACATCGGCGACGGCAACGCGCACATCAATCCCCTCCTGAACCTACGGGATCCCGCGGACTTTGCGCGGATGGATCGCCTCTCGCGAACGATTCACGCCGTGGTGATCGAGCGGTTCGGGGGCTCGCTCTGCGGCGAGCACGGCGACGGCCGGGTGCGCGCGGAGTTTCTCCCGGCCATGTACGGGCCGGAATTATACGAGCTGTTCGTCGAGACCAAGCAACTGCTCGACCCGGAAAACCTGCTGAACCCCGGCGTCAAACTCTCGTCCGTTCCGTTCACCGAGCGGGTCGATGTCGAGCGCCTCGCCAAACCCTGCGCCACCTGCGGCAAGTGCAACACCGTGTGCCCGGCCTACGACGTGGCCCGCGAAGAATCCAACGGGGCGCGCGGCTGGTACCACGTGTTGACCGCAACGGACTATTCGTACGAACGGGACGGCCGGGTGGTGGAGGCCTGCTTGAACTGTCGGTCCTGCGCCGTGGTGTGCCCCGCAGGGATCGACGTGTCGCGCCACGCGCTCGCGCGACGCGCGGAGCGACCCAACCCCGCCGCGGGCTTGGTCGCGCGGGCGTTGCTCAGGCCGCGGCTGTTCGAGCCCGCGGTCAAGGCTCTCGCCGCCACGCAGCCGCTGTGGGACCGCCCGCTCCCGCGACGGATCATCGAGACCCTCACGCGGCCGTTTTTCCGCCGGCTCGCTCCGGCCGCCAGGCTCCCCCGCGAGCTGCTTCTCCCTCGCCTGGCCCGCACCACCCTCCGTGAGCGCCACCGGGCGCTGACCGCCGAAGCAGGCGCCACCGGCCCGACCGCGTATTTCCACGGCTGCGCGGCCAACTACTTCGACGACGGCGTGGGAGACGCGGTGATCCGGTTATTGCGCCGCCGCGGCATGGGACCGGTTCTCCCGGCCCAACGCTGCTCCGGGACGCCGATTCAGACCTACGGCCAGACCAAGCCATTGTTGCAGGCCGCGCGCTTCAATTTGGAGCACCTGGCTCCTTTCGAGACGGTCGTGACCGGTTGCGCCTCGTGCACATTGATGCTCAAGGACTACCCGACCTTGTTCTCCGGTGACGAACAGCGTCGCGCCGAAGCCCTCGCCGGCAAAGTGAAGCACATCTCCGAAGTCCTGGCCCACGATTCACTCGCCCCCTCTCCCCCTCGCCCCGTCGCGGGTTCGGGCCTCACCGTCACCTACCACTCCTCCTGCCACCTGCGGGCCGCGGGTGTGAGCACGGCGCCGCGCGAGGTGTTGCAACGGCTGCCCGGCATGCGTTTCGTTGAGATGGCCGATGCGGACCGCTGCGCAGGAGGTGCCGGAACGTTCCTGGTGAAAGACCCCGACCTCTCGAATCGGATTTTTGCGCGCAAACAGCGCGCGGTCGAGGACTCAGGCGCCGAACTGGTGGCCACGAGCTGCCCGGGTTGCATGATTCGGCTGCGCGCCGGGCTCCCCGGCACCGTGCGCGTGGCTCACGTGGCGCAACTGGCGGATGAGGCCGAGACAACAGGCCGCGGGGATCACCCCCCCGACTGA
- a CDS encoding CheR family methyltransferase, with protein MTDPECVQFLQWALPRLRFRWPGFRKVRRTVCKRLERRFRELGVPDHAAYRAYLEAHAEEWRVLDTLCTITISRFYRDRQAFAALQQDVLPALVQLVVGRGEPALRCWSIGCASGEEPYTLSIIWRLGLKDPVPCDLRIMATDIDDELLVRARIGCYPASSVKELPPDWLAAAFTRSNGLYCLPEEYRRPVVFLRQDIRSVTPEGPFHLILCRNLAFTYFDEAMQRNVLATITARLVTQGALVIGSTESLPEPAVGFAEWGGSRGIWRRSSG; from the coding sequence ATGACAGATCCCGAGTGCGTCCAGTTCCTTCAATGGGCCTTGCCCCGGCTTCGCTTTCGCTGGCCGGGTTTCCGCAAAGTCCGCCGAACGGTCTGCAAACGGCTTGAGCGCCGCTTCCGCGAGCTTGGGGTGCCGGACCACGCCGCGTATCGAGCCTACCTCGAAGCCCATGCGGAGGAGTGGCGCGTGCTCGACACGTTGTGCACGATCACGATCTCAAGGTTCTATCGGGACCGTCAGGCCTTTGCGGCCCTTCAGCAGGACGTGCTTCCCGCCTTGGTTCAACTCGTGGTCGGCCGGGGAGAACCTGCGCTGCGGTGCTGGAGCATCGGGTGCGCCTCGGGAGAAGAGCCGTACACCCTCTCCATCATCTGGAGGCTCGGGCTCAAGGACCCCGTGCCTTGCGATCTCCGAATCATGGCGACCGACATCGATGACGAGTTGCTCGTCAGGGCCAGGATCGGCTGTTACCCCGCGAGTAGCGTCAAGGAGTTGCCGCCAGATTGGCTCGCAGCGGCATTCACCCGGTCAAACGGGCTCTACTGCTTGCCGGAAGAATACCGCCGGCCCGTCGTCTTCCTACGCCAGGACATCCGGTCGGTGACCCCGGAGGGCCCGTTCCACCTGATCCTCTGTCGAAACCTCGCTTTCACGTACTTCGACGAGGCCATGCAGCGCAACGTCCTCGCGACGATCACGGCTCGTCTGGTCACCCAAGGAGCGCTTGTCATCGGCTCGACCGAATCTCTTCCCGAACCCGCCGTGGGATTTGCGGAGTGGGGCGGGAGCCGCGGCATCTGGCGACGATCCTCCGGGTGA
- a CDS encoding DUF456 domain-containing protein, giving the protein MTPTLLWIFATLLVAIGLLGLVLPVLPGAPILFAGLLLGAWADDFAYVGAQTLIVLGVVALLTYGVDFAATALGAKRVGASNRAIWGAVLGGLVGVIFGLPGLLLGPFVGAVAGELSAQRDLKAAGRAGLGASIGLALGAAAKLALGFGMIGVFLLARFA; this is encoded by the coding sequence GTGACCCCGACCCTCTTGTGGATCTTTGCCACTCTGTTGGTCGCGATCGGCCTGCTGGGCCTTGTCCTTCCGGTTCTGCCCGGTGCTCCCATCTTGTTCGCCGGGCTCCTGCTCGGGGCCTGGGCGGACGACTTCGCCTACGTGGGAGCGCAGACGCTGATCGTGCTGGGCGTGGTGGCGCTGCTGACCTACGGGGTGGACTTTGCGGCCACGGCGCTCGGCGCCAAGCGAGTCGGAGCGTCCAATCGCGCGATCTGGGGTGCAGTGCTCGGCGGACTGGTTGGAGTGATCTTTGGCTTGCCCGGGTTGCTGCTCGGTCCGTTCGTGGGAGCCGTGGCTGGAGAGCTGTCGGCGCAACGCGACCTCAAGGCCGCAGGACGAGCCGGGCTGGGGGCGTCGATTGGACTGGCGTTGGGCGCAGCCGCCAAACTCGCCCTGGGGTTCGGAATGATCGGTGTCTTCCTGCTCGCGCGCTTCGCGTAA
- a CDS encoding SDR family NAD(P)-dependent oxidoreductase — protein sequence MSHLRDQVAVITGGSSGIGLAIASSLVAEGMRVGICARDEKKLRQAAKTLEASDGKVLAIPADVSAADQVATLIKHVKNAFGRIDVLVNNAGVGRLKSIAESTEAEWDRIQAINLKGTFLCTKAVLPIMKRQRSGYVVNIASLAGKTGFGGAAAYSASKFGVVGLTESLLEEAIIHNIRATAICPGYVATPMVQGAPVPQEEMIPPEDIGKLVVGLLHLSAYTVIKEIVIERKGAIGT from the coding sequence ATGTCGCATCTTAGAGATCAGGTTGCCGTGATCACGGGCGGGAGCAGCGGGATCGGGCTCGCCATCGCCTCATCACTCGTGGCTGAGGGCATGCGTGTGGGGATTTGCGCTCGCGATGAAAAGAAACTCCGGCAAGCGGCAAAGACTCTCGAGGCGAGCGATGGGAAGGTCCTAGCAATTCCGGCGGATGTGTCCGCGGCCGATCAGGTCGCAACCCTCATCAAACACGTCAAGAACGCGTTCGGCAGGATCGACGTTCTAGTCAACAACGCGGGTGTCGGCCGGTTGAAATCCATTGCCGAATCCACGGAAGCCGAATGGGACCGGATACAGGCCATCAATTTGAAGGGGACTTTTCTTTGCACCAAGGCCGTTCTGCCCATCATGAAACGGCAACGATCCGGCTACGTCGTCAACATAGCATCCCTAGCTGGAAAGACCGGCTTCGGTGGCGCGGCCGCCTACAGTGCGTCGAAATTCGGGGTGGTGGGCTTGACCGAGAGCCTGCTGGAAGAAGCCATCATACACAATATCAGGGCCACCGCCATCTGCCCGGGCTACGTGGCCACCCCCATGGTCCAGGGTGCGCCGGTTCCTCAAGAGGAAATGATTCCGCCGGAAGACATCGGCAAGCTGGTGGTAGGGCTGCTGCACCTCTCCGCGTATACCGTGATCAAAGAGATCGTGATCGAGCGCAAGGGCGCCATCGGCACGTGA
- the trxC gene encoding thioredoxin TrxC yields the protein MDQLLHIVCPNCQTTNRVRQNKLAAGKCGKCGNALFVGHPIELTASAFTQHVERNDIPMVVDFWAPWCGPCHMMAPAYEAAAKQLEPTVRFAKVNTDREQQLAARFGIQSIPTLILFKGGREVARQSGALSSAQLTNWIRGKIHGL from the coding sequence ATGGATCAGCTTCTGCATATCGTTTGCCCGAATTGTCAGACCACCAACCGCGTGCGACAGAACAAGCTGGCCGCGGGCAAATGCGGCAAGTGCGGCAACGCACTCTTTGTCGGCCATCCAATCGAGCTGACCGCGAGCGCATTCACCCAACACGTGGAGCGCAACGACATCCCGATGGTGGTCGATTTCTGGGCGCCGTGGTGCGGACCGTGCCACATGATGGCTCCGGCGTACGAAGCCGCTGCCAAACAGCTCGAACCCACGGTCCGCTTCGCCAAGGTCAACACCGACCGGGAGCAGCAATTGGCCGCACGCTTCGGCATCCAAAGCATCCCCACCCTGATCCTTTTCAAGGGAGGCCGCGAAGTCGCCCGCCAATCCGGCGCCCTGAGCAGCGCCCAGCTCACCAACTGGATTCGAGGGAAAATACACGGCCTGTGA